In one bacterium genomic region, the following are encoded:
- a CDS encoding acetolactate synthase large subunit — protein sequence MKASDLFVRALEKEGVEYVFGVPGEENLDFLESLRNSRIKLILTRHEQGAGFMAATYGRLTGKVGVCLATLGPGATNLVTPAAYAQLGGMPILMITGQKPIKKSKQGRFQIIDVVEMMRPLTKSTRQAVNGNNIPVLVREAIRVAEEERPGAVHIELPEDIAAEEADAQLFEVNTRRRPHADQKALDQAAEMIRGAARPLLLIGAAANRNRTCQALPEFVDKTGIYFFNTQMGKGVIDERHPLYLGTAALSSQDYLHFAIEHADLIINVGHDVIEKPPFFMARGGTKVIHVNNFSASVDEVYFPQLEVIGDIADTIERLSAKLEKNPAWDFAYFGEVKKGVEAHVAERTDDARFPVIPQYLVARVREVMPSSSIIALDNGVYKIWFARNYKAHGPNTVLLDNALATMGAGLPSAMGAKMVYPETPVMAICGDGGFMMNSQELETAVRLGLDLVVLVLRDNAYGMIKWKQTGMGFPDFGLDYGNPDFVRYAESYGASGHRVESAESLAPTLKGCLDAGGVHLVEVPVDYSENERVLIDELRSKTRRL from the coding sequence ATGAAAGCATCCGACCTTTTCGTCCGCGCGCTCGAAAAAGAGGGCGTGGAGTATGTCTTCGGCGTTCCCGGCGAGGAGAACCTCGACTTTCTCGAATCGCTGCGGAACTCGCGGATCAAGCTCATCCTCACCCGCCACGAGCAGGGGGCGGGCTTCATGGCGGCGACCTACGGGCGCCTCACCGGAAAGGTGGGGGTCTGTCTCGCCACCCTGGGGCCCGGCGCGACCAATCTGGTGACCCCCGCCGCCTACGCCCAGCTGGGCGGCATGCCGATCCTGATGATCACCGGCCAGAAGCCCATCAAGAAGAGCAAGCAGGGCCGCTTCCAGATCATCGACGTGGTCGAGATGATGCGCCCCCTCACCAAGTCCACCCGCCAGGCGGTGAACGGAAACAACATTCCGGTCCTGGTGCGCGAGGCGATCCGGGTGGCCGAGGAGGAGCGGCCCGGCGCCGTCCACATCGAGCTGCCCGAGGACATCGCCGCCGAGGAGGCGGATGCGCAGCTCTTCGAGGTGAACACCCGAAGACGCCCGCACGCCGATCAGAAAGCGCTCGATCAGGCGGCGGAGATGATTCGCGGCGCGGCGCGGCCCCTTCTCCTCATCGGGGCGGCCGCCAACCGGAACCGCACCTGCCAGGCGCTGCCCGAATTCGTGGACAAGACCGGCATCTACTTCTTCAACACCCAGATGGGCAAGGGCGTCATTGACGAGCGACATCCCCTGTATCTGGGGACGGCGGCGCTCTCCAGCCAAGATTATCTCCACTTCGCCATCGAGCACGCCGATCTCATCATCAACGTCGGGCACGATGTCATCGAAAAGCCGCCCTTTTTCATGGCGCGGGGGGGGACGAAGGTCATTCACGTCAACAACTTCTCGGCCAGCGTGGATGAGGTCTACTTTCCCCAGCTCGAGGTCATCGGCGACATCGCGGACACGATCGAGCGGCTCTCCGCCAAGCTCGAAAAAAACCCGGCCTGGGATTTCGCCTACTTTGGGGAGGTGAAAAAGGGGGTGGAGGCCCATGTGGCGGAGCGGACGGACGACGCGCGCTTTCCCGTCATCCCGCAGTATCTCGTGGCCCGGGTCCGCGAGGTGATGCCCTCAAGCAGCATCATCGCTCTCGATAACGGCGTCTACAAGATCTGGTTCGCCCGGAACTACAAGGCCCACGGCCCGAACACCGTCCTGCTCGACAACGCCCTCGCCACCATGGGCGCCGGGCTTCCCTCGGCCATGGGGGCGAAGATGGTCTACCCCGAGACCCCGGTCATGGCCATCTGCGGGGATGGGGGCTTCATGATGAACTCCCAGGAGCTGGAAACCGCCGTCCGCCTCGGGCTCGATCTGGTGGTGCTCGTCCTGCGCGACAACGCCTACGGCATGATCAAGTGGAAGCAGACCGGCATGGGCTTTCCCGACTTCGGCCTCGACTACGGAAACCCCGATTTCGTCCGCTACGCCGAGAGCTACGGCGCAAGCGGCCACCGCGTGGAATCGGCCGAAAGTCTCGCCCCCACGCTCAAGGGCTGCCTCGATGCGGGCGGGGTCCATCTCGTCGAGGTGCCGGTGGATTATTCCGAGAACGAGCGGGTGCTGATCGATGAGCTCCGCTCGAAGACCCGCCGGCTCTAG
- a CDS encoding aspartate dehydrogenase: protein MVKLGVVGLGVIGKAVVKAADAGRIPVQVPVATTRTPGKVASFLQGLRTPPALSDIEGVVQGADVILEAAGVSTVAPICEAALPLGKEVIITSIGALLDREDLVALAERGGGRIYAPSCAIIGLDGLKAAREGRLDSVTMTTRKPPASLAGAPYVVEQGIDLARIQAPEVIFEGDVLEACRGFPANVNVSAAVALAGIGPRRTRIRIFCDPTIQRNIHEVEAVGAHGRFFFRIENVPSENHRTGIMTYLSVLALMRERESALVIGT, encoded by the coding sequence GTGGTGAAGCTGGGCGTGGTGGGTCTCGGCGTGATTGGAAAGGCCGTGGTTAAGGCCGCGGACGCGGGCCGGATACCCGTCCAGGTTCCGGTGGCCACGACCCGTACGCCTGGAAAAGTAGCTTCTTTTCTTCAGGGGCTGAGGACGCCGCCCGCGCTGTCGGATATTGAGGGGGTGGTCCAGGGGGCCGACGTGATCCTCGAGGCGGCGGGGGTTTCCACCGTAGCGCCCATCTGCGAGGCCGCCCTCCCCCTCGGGAAGGAAGTCATCATCACCTCGATCGGCGCCCTCCTCGATCGGGAGGACTTGGTGGCCCTCGCCGAGCGGGGCGGCGGGCGGATTTATGCGCCCTCGTGCGCCATCATCGGCCTCGACGGCCTCAAGGCGGCCCGCGAGGGAAGGCTCGATTCGGTCACGATGACGACGCGCAAGCCGCCGGCCAGCCTCGCCGGCGCTCCTTATGTGGTCGAACAGGGAATCGATCTGGCGCGCATCCAGGCGCCCGAGGTCATTTTCGAGGGCGATGTCCTCGAGGCGTGCCGGGGTTTTCCGGCCAACGTCAACGTCTCGGCGGCGGTGGCGCTCGCCGGCATCGGCCCGCGCAGGACGCGCATCCGGATCTTCTGCGACCCGACGATTCAACGGAACATCCACGAGGTGGAGGCAGTGGGCGCGCACGGCCGCTTTTTCTTCCGGATCGAAAACGTCCCTTCCGAAAATCACCGCACGGGAATTATGACCTATCTGTCCGTGTTGGCCCTGATGAGGGAGCGGGAGTCGGCGCTCGTCATCGGCACCTAG
- a CDS encoding tripartite tricarboxylate transporter substrate binding protein → MKSRWIRILSLLAVIGGFLALPVHSGAATLPCRAVKLIVPWGAGGGTDVIFRVVARTAQKHLGKDIVVVNIGGQGGNKGAKEAMRAKANGCTLFAGHDSMQTSYVGGRVDFNYFGFEPVSLLTYTPSILGAHPGTPWKSAQDLVAHVKKNPSQVKFGATLGSTSHFFPVLVEATTGAKFKYVAFDGTRQRMTALLGKHIDLGELNITAAKKYIKSGQLKGLGIATEKRDLRLPDMPTLREQGIDVVTGINRGIFLPKGTPAAIVKMYSDVLGKTMADAKVRADLEAKGTIIQYKNHEEYTAFLRDNATMIERVAKQVGLYKRKN, encoded by the coding sequence ATGAAAAGCAGATGGATTCGGATTCTCTCTCTTTTGGCGGTCATCGGCGGCTTTCTCGCCCTGCCCGTCCACTCCGGTGCGGCCACGCTCCCCTGCCGCGCCGTCAAGCTGATCGTGCCCTGGGGCGCGGGCGGCGGTACGGACGTCATCTTCCGCGTCGTCGCCCGGACAGCGCAAAAGCACCTGGGCAAGGATATCGTCGTCGTCAACATCGGCGGCCAGGGCGGCAACAAGGGCGCCAAGGAGGCCATGCGGGCCAAGGCGAACGGTTGCACGCTCTTCGCGGGCCACGACTCGATGCAGACCTCCTATGTCGGAGGCCGGGTGGATTTCAACTACTTCGGCTTCGAGCCGGTCTCCCTGCTGACCTACACGCCCTCGATCCTCGGCGCCCATCCGGGAACGCCCTGGAAGAGCGCCCAGGATCTGGTCGCGCACGTGAAGAAGAACCCCAGCCAGGTGAAGTTCGGCGCCACCCTCGGCTCGACAAGCCACTTTTTCCCGGTGCTCGTGGAAGCCACCACGGGGGCGAAGTTCAAGTACGTGGCCTTCGACGGCACCCGCCAGCGGATGACCGCCCTGCTCGGCAAGCACATCGATCTCGGCGAACTCAACATCACGGCGGCCAAGAAGTACATCAAGTCGGGCCAGCTCAAGGGCCTCGGCATCGCCACCGAAAAGCGGGACCTCCGCCTGCCGGACATGCCCACCCTCCGCGAGCAGGGGATCGACGTCGTGACGGGCATCAACCGCGGCATATTCCTCCCGAAGGGAACGCCCGCCGCCATCGTGAAGATGTACTCGGATGTCCTCGGCAAGACGATGGCCGACGCCAAGGTCCGGGCGGATCTCGAGGCGAAGGGAACCATCATCCAGTACAAAAACCACGAGGAATACACCGCTTTCCTGAGAGACAACGCCACGATGATCGAGCGCGTCGCCAAACAGGTCGGACTCTACAAGCGGAAGAACTAG
- a CDS encoding tripartite tricarboxylate transporter TctB family protein, whose translation MRLHADTVIAALLIVLCAVAWGVTYALPPAPYGTMGPALFPRVILAFLIPLSVIYFVQGLLRDLRKEHEDTKAKNFSFGWVREYSNVIISFFLFSVFLVALPYTGFILTGTLFIFLMLWVLGPRGARQIPKYIAISAGVTGGLYLLFRFVLIVILPEGDLFD comes from the coding sequence ATGCGACTGCACGCCGACACCGTGATCGCCGCCCTCCTCATCGTCCTCTGCGCGGTGGCCTGGGGCGTCACCTACGCACTGCCGCCCGCCCCCTACGGAACGATGGGGCCGGCCCTCTTCCCCCGCGTGATTCTGGCCTTCCTCATTCCATTGAGCGTGATTTATTTCGTGCAGGGCCTGCTCCGCGATCTCCGCAAAGAGCACGAGGACACAAAAGCGAAGAACTTTTCCTTCGGATGGGTGCGCGAGTACAGCAACGTCATCATCTCTTTCTTCCTCTTTTCCGTGTTTCTCGTGGCGCTCCCCTATACGGGCTTCATCCTGACCGGCACGCTTTTCATTTTTCTCATGCTCTGGGTGCTGGGGCCGCGGGGGGCGCGCCAGATTCCGAAATACATCGCCATATCGGCGGGCGTCACGGGGGGGCTCTATCTGCTGTTCCGTTTCGTCCTGATCGTCATTCTTCCCGAGGGCGATTTATTCGACTGA
- a CDS encoding tripartite tricarboxylate transporter permease, whose product MLENVLQAFTTIFQIHTLILITIGTLAGIVAGAIPGFTIALAVILTLPFTFGMTPLQGLSTMLGVFVGGFSGGLISGTLLGIPGTPSSVATTFDAFPMARGGKPGLALGIGIWSSFFGGLIGAVLLVTVAPPLALFGLKFGPWEFFSLFVFALTIIASLSGDSLLKGAIAGLMGLLLRTVGDDDITGIERFTFGTDGLRQGFAFLPVLIGLFAFSQLLSDVETKEEAQSSLIEAKAQHVKIEPWNAIKTILRQPVNLIRSSLIGVFIGALPAAGGSISNILSYDQAKKASKYPEKFGTGIPDGVIASEAANNGTAGGALITMMALGIPGDIITAVMLGALLIHNIVPSPTFISERPDLSYGIFIAFFLAHFVMIALQAIGMRVFLAATKLPKYVLAATILFFCATGVFALNNIIFDI is encoded by the coding sequence ATGCTGGAAAACGTTCTTCAAGCCTTCACCACCATTTTTCAAATCCACACGCTGATCCTGATAACGATCGGCACGCTGGCGGGCATCGTGGCGGGCGCCATTCCGGGCTTCACCATCGCGCTCGCCGTCATCCTCACGCTCCCCTTCACCTTCGGGATGACGCCCCTTCAGGGGCTGTCCACCATGCTGGGAGTGTTCGTGGGCGGCTTCTCGGGCGGGCTCATCTCCGGGACGCTGCTCGGCATCCCCGGCACGCCCTCATCGGTGGCCACCACCTTCGACGCCTTCCCGATGGCGCGGGGCGGAAAACCCGGCCTCGCGCTGGGGATCGGTATCTGGTCCTCGTTTTTCGGCGGGCTGATCGGGGCGGTGCTGCTCGTCACCGTCGCCCCGCCGCTCGCCCTGTTCGGGCTCAAGTTCGGCCCCTGGGAGTTTTTCTCCCTCTTCGTCTTTGCCCTGACGATCATCGCGAGCCTCTCGGGAGACTCCCTCCTCAAGGGCGCCATCGCGGGGCTGATGGGGCTTCTCCTGCGCACGGTGGGCGATGACGACATCACCGGCATCGAGCGCTTCACCTTCGGGACGGATGGGCTGCGGCAGGGCTTCGCGTTTCTCCCCGTCCTCATCGGCCTGTTCGCCTTCAGCCAGCTGTTGAGCGACGTCGAAACCAAGGAGGAGGCCCAGAGCTCTCTCATCGAAGCCAAGGCCCAGCACGTCAAGATCGAGCCCTGGAACGCCATCAAGACCATCCTCCGCCAGCCGGTGAACCTCATCCGCTCCTCGCTGATCGGCGTCTTCATCGGCGCGCTCCCGGCGGCGGGGGGGAGCATCTCGAACATCCTGAGCTACGATCAGGCCAAGAAAGCATCGAAGTATCCCGAAAAATTCGGCACCGGCATCCCCGACGGCGTCATCGCCTCAGAGGCCGCCAACAACGGAACCGCCGGCGGCGCCCTCATCACGATGATGGCGCTCGGCATCCCGGGCGACATCATCACGGCCGTCATGCTGGGCGCGCTCCTCATCCACAACATCGTGCCGAGCCCGACCTTCATCTCCGAGCGCCCCGATCTCTCCTACGGTATCTTCATCGCTTTCTTTCTCGCCCACTTCGTCATGATCGCGCTT